A window of the Zootoca vivipara chromosome 14, rZooViv1.1, whole genome shotgun sequence genome harbors these coding sequences:
- the RBBP6 gene encoding E3 ubiquitin-protein ligase RBBP6 isoform X1 produces the protein MSCVHYKFSSKLKYDTVTFDGLHISLCDLKRQIMGREKLKAGDCDLQITNAQTKEEYTDDNALIPKNSSVIVRRIPIGGVKCTSKTYVISRTEPVSGTSKAIDDSSASISLAQLTKTANLAEANASEEDKIKAMMSQSGHEYDPINYMKKPLGPPPPTYTCFRCGKAGHYIKNCPTNGDKNFESVPRIKKSTGIPRSFMMEVQDPNTKGAMLTNTGKYAIPTIDAAAYAIGKKEKPPFLPEEPSSSSEEDDPIPDELLCLICKDIMTDAVVIPCCGNSYCDECIRTSLLESEEHTCPNCHQTDVSPDALIANKFLRQAVNNFKNETGYTKRLRKPPQPPRPAVQRNVPSLPRPTGSRQQDPLMIPATSAPLHTPASLTLSSAPGQSVSSTATLSVSHSATTSASEVSAPMSLAIRADKPEGPFREGDGIGPAAAIVTASEHSKPPSSLSINTVMEEKGYQVPVLGQPALPGQLGCHGHSIPTMGQPMRTNPVRSAGNRSGWEPSSNRGRPHSDRTQRTQAPTLPASTPVFVPVPPPPLYPPPPHALPLPPGVPPPQFPPQFPPGQPPPAGYTVPPPGYPPAPANISTPWVPTPVPTAHSNAIPTTQAPPLSREEFYREQRRLKEEEKKKSKLDEFTNDFAKELMEYKKIQKERRRSYSRSKSPYSASSYSRSSYTYSKSRSGSSRSRSYSRSFSRSHSRSYSRSPPYPRRARGKSRNYRSRSRSHGYHRSRSRSPPYRRYHSRSRSPVYRGQSPNKRPVQQQAEGEREYFGRYREIPPYDMKAYYGRSVDMRDPFEKERFREWETYREWYEKYYKGYTAGAQPRPLLNRENFSPERFGPPGPRRENSPYVRGRRDDYPGGLGHRNRNVGTGYSEKLPSREGHGMKEVAKLKDKEVEIPPGDGKGNKHKKHRKRRKGDEGEGFPNADLLEGSRKPRDPAPGDEGSKPDPLFMLPSRDDATPVRDEPMEADSVAFKPTSDKERKDKPKAKAEKTKRKAEGPATTKKEVQVKPAKTPQEKVEADREKSPRADPPAKKAKEELPKADPIKSVSSQKDEKALGTPRKVHPRSSKEHPETRSAKEEKAKKDPPKEVKQEKQSSKEEKSKKPVDKNKPVDAKPEKRKRKAEEKGDKDHETPSLKMSKPDIVESKPLPKGKTEPEGEKAERTPEKDKAVLPVAPAKKIKLNRETGKKIASVENVPPVKEAPAEKPEPPPSSKGKQEKAKGKLRRKATAADGSGLTLVDYTSTSSAGGSPVRKSEDKLDMKRTVIKTMEEYNNDITAPAEDVIIMIQVPQSKWDKDDFDSEEEEEEDVKSVQVPSAAGKPSSVIKNVSTKPSNSLKHSEKDPESSQPESKNSKTVLLSNEKGKLKERDHTASDKDSEKRKSGTQQEKERSERSAEQGNAKNCSSNSSKEARSSDKHESAHGSSGKDFTPNRDKKSDYDSSSSRDYSGSKRREERSDLARKKVSPPRSRDSATSGQKNKARDERTEQPKKEAGDSKRGSYSPPRDRRPNDHKAAYDSRRSAEQHKSQERSSGKEREKRPSSDTTWSNKERVAGGNKSLHRRCSPEAREPGTTVPNDKGTTKPKPLPSHSARLSSDPTRETDEAAFVPDYNESDSDSNVSTKQEDSPGRATREGKDKASENSKPKEGEVGAAVLAPPAGGSQSQSSPSISRSQSPSESQGRSRSSSASSADSQDSKKKRKKKDKKKHKKHKKHKKHKKHGGTESEAERSQKHKHKKKKSKKNKEKEKGDDQKAKAAPL, from the exons AAGTCGAACTGAACCAGTGAGTGGAACTTCAAAAGCA ATTGATGACTCTTCTGCATCTATTTCTCTGGCCCAGCTTACAAag ACCGCCAATCTGGCTGAAGCCAATGCTTCCGAAGAAGATAAAATTAAAGCTATGATGTCACAGTCTGGCCACGAATATGATCCAATCAA TTACATGAAGAAACCCCTGGGTCCGCCTCCGCCAACATACACTTGCTTTCGTTGTGGAAAAGCTGGCCATTACATAAAGAACTGCCCGACCAATGGG GACAAAAACTTTGAGTCTGTTCCCAGGATTAAAAAGAGCACAGGAATTCCCCGAAGTTTCATGATGGAGGTGCAGGACCCTAATACCAAGGGCGCCATGCTCACAAACACAGGGAAATATGCCATCCCGACTATTGATGC TGCTGCTTATGCtataggaaagaaagagaagcccCCTTTCCTGCCAGAGGAGCCATCGTCTTCCTCAGAAGAAGATGACCCTATTCCAGATGAGCTGTTGTGTCTGATTTGCAAAGATATAATGACTGATGCTGTGGTCATTCCCTGCTGTGGAAACAGCTACTGTGATGAAT GTATCAGAACATCGCTGCTAGAATCGGAGGAACATACCTGCCCAAATTGTCATCAGACAGATGTTTCTCCTGATGCGTTAATTGCCAACAAATTTTTACGCCAG GCTGTAAATAACTTCAAAAACGAAACTGGCTACACAAAAAGACTTCGCAAACCGCCCCAGCCACCTAGACCAGCAGTTCAGCGGAATGTGCCTTCATTACCAAGGCCAACAGGTTCCAGGCAGCAGGATCCCCTCATGATTCCAGCCACTTCTGCCCCTCTTCATACACCTGCATCCCTCACCTTGTCATCAGCTCCTGGCCAATCAGTATCTTCAACAGCCACGTTGTCAGTCAGCCATTCTGCCACCACATCTGCTAGTGAGGTCTCTGCACCAATGTCCCTGGCAATTCGTGCTGACAAGCCAGAAGGACCTTTCCG TGAGGGCGATGGTATTGGACCAGCTGCTGCTATAGTGACTGCCTCAGAACACTCAAAGCCGCCTTCCTCACTGTCAATTAATACTGTGATGGAGGAGAAG GGCTATCAGGTTCCTGTGCTTGGGCAGCCAGCTTTGCCAGGACAGCTGGGCTGTCATGGGCATTCAATACCCACCATGG GTCAGCCGATGAGAACCAATCCTGTTCGCTCTGCAGGCAATAGGTCAGGCTGGGAGCC AAGTTCAAACCGAGGACGCCCGCATAGTGACCGTACACAAAGGACTCAGGCCCCAACACTGCCAGCATCAACACCAGTCTTTGtgcccgtgcctcctcctcccctgtatcctcctcctccccatgcaCTTCCTCTTCCACCGGGGGTACCTCCACCACAGTTTCCTCCTCAATTTCCACCTGGTCAGCCTCCACCTGCTGGGTACACTGTCCCCCCTCCGGGATACCCCCCAGCTCCAGCAAACATATCAACACCTTGGGTACCAACACCAGTACCAACGGCTCATTCAAATGCCATCCCAACGACACAAGCACCTCCTCTCTCTAGGGAGGAGTTTTACAGAGAACAGCGGAGACTTAAAGAGGA GGAAAAGAAAAAGTCAAAGCTTGATGAGTTTACAAATGATTTTGCTAAGGAACTGATGGAATATAAAAAAATCCAGAAGGAACGCAGGCGCTCTTATTCCCG GTCCAAATCGCCATATAGTGCATCTTCATACTCAAGAAGTTCCTATACGTACTCCAAGTCCCGATCTGGCTCATCCCGTTCTCGATCCTATTCTCGGTCATTCAGCCGTTCCCATTCCCGCTCCTACTCACGATCTCCTCCATACCCACGGAGAGCCAGGGGGAAGAGTCGGAACTACCGTTCCAGGTCAAGATCCCATGGATATCACCGCTCGAGATCCAGATCACCCCCCTACAGAAGGTATCATTCTCGATCGAGGTCTCCAGTTTACAGAGGCCAGTCCCCAAACAAGCGCCCTGTTCAGCAGCaggcagaaggggaaagggaatacTTTGGCCGATATCGAGAAATTCCACCTTACGACATGAAAGCATACTATGGCAGATCTGTGGATATGAGAGACCCATTTGAGAAAGAGAGATTCCGGGAGTGGGAGACCTACCGAGAGTGGTACGAGAAATACTACAAGGGCTACACAGCTGGAGCCCAGCCCAGGCCTTTGCTTAACAGGGAGAACTTCTCCCCAGAGCGCTTTGGTCCTCCTGGCCCTAGGCGAGAGAATTCCCCATATGTTCGGGGCCGTAGAGACGATTACCCTGGAGGGCTGGGCCATCGGAATCGGAATGTTGGTACCGGCTACTCTGAGAAGCTTCCAAGTAGAGAGGGCCATGGCATGAAAGAGGTGGCCAAACTGAAAGACAAGGAGGTTGAGATCCCACCAGGAGACGGGAAGGGAAACAAACACAAGAAGCACCgcaagagaaggaagggggacGAGGGCGAAGGCTTCCCCAATGCTGACCTGTTGGAAGGCTCACGGAAGCCACGGGATCCTGCCCCTGGGGATGAGGGCAGCAAGCCTGACCCACTCTTCATGCTCCCAAGCAGGGATGATGCTACTCCTGTCCGAGATGAGCCAATGGAAGCAGATTCCGTTGCCTTCAAACCCACTTCtgacaaggaaaggaaagataaGCCAAAGGCAAAAGCCGAGAAGACAAAGCGAAAAGCAGAAGGCcctgccactaccaagaaagagGTGCAAGTGAAGCCAGCTAAAACACCCCAAGAGAAAGTGGAGGCAGATCGTGAAAAATCCCCCCGGGCAGATCCTCCTGCGAAAAAAGCCAAGGAGGAGTTGCCAAAGGCTGATCCTATTAAGTCAGTGTCCTCTCAGAAAGATGAGAAGGCACTTGGTACGCCACGCAAGGTTCATCCCCGAAGCTCAAAAGAGCATCCAGAAACCAGATCAGCCAAGGAGGAGAAGGCCAAGAAAGATCCCCCCAAGGAAGTCAAGCAGGAGAAGCAATCGAGTAAGGAGGAGAAGTCAAAGAAACCTGTGGACAAGAACAAGCCTGTGGATGCAAAgccagagaaaaggaaaaggaaagccgAGGAAAAAGGAGACAAAGATCACGAAACGCCGTCATTAAAAATGTCCAAACCTGACATTGTAGAGTCGAAACCGTTGCCAAAGGGGAAAACTGAGCCAGAGGGTGAAAAAGCAGAGAGGACCCCTGAAAAGGACAAAGCTGTTTTGCCAGTTGCTCCTGCAAAAAAGATTAAGCTGAACCGAGAAACTGGCAAGAAGATTGCCAGTGTTGAAAATGTCCCCCCAGTGAAGGAGGCTCCAGCCGAGAAGCCTGAGCCACCCCCCAGCAGCAAAGGGAAACAAGAGAAGGCGAAAGGGAAGCTgaggaggaaagccacagctGCCGATGGATCCGGTCTGACGCTGGTTGATTACACCAG CACCAGCTCTGCTGGAGGAAGCCCTGTGAGAAAGTCAGAAGATAAGCTGGACATGAAGCGAACTGTCATCAAGACCATGGAAGAGTACAACAATGACATAACAGCCCCTGCCGAAGATGTCATTATCATGATCCAAGTTCCTCAGTCCAAGTGGGATAAAGACGATTTTgactctgaggaggaggaagaggaggatgttAAATCAGTGCAAGTTCCTTCTGCAGCTGGGAAGCCCTCAAGTGTCATCAAGAATGTCAGCACAAAGCCATCCAACTCCCTCAAACACAGTGAAAAGGATCCTGAAAGTTCACAGCCTGAGTCCAAAAACTCCAAAACAGTGTTATTGTCCAATGAGAAAGGGAAACTCAAAGAGAGGGATCACACGGCATCCGACAAAGACTCTGAGAAAAGGAAGAGTGGCACTCAACAGGAGAAGGAGCGCTCCGAACGCAGTGCTGAACAAGGCAATGCAAAGAACTGCTCTTCTAACTCTTCCAAAGAGGCCAGGTCTTCAGATAAACATGAATCTGCCCATGGGTCTTCTGGGAAGGATTTCACACCTAACCGGGACAAAAAGTCTGACTAtgacagcagcagtagcagagaCTATTCTGGTTCCAAGCGAAGAGAGGAAAGGAGCGACCTGGCACGGAAAAAGGTCTCTCCTCCTCGCAGCCGTGATTCTGCCACCTCTGGACAAAAAAACAAGGCCAGGGATGAGCGAACAGAGCAGCCCAAAAAGGAGGCTGGGGACTCAAAGCGAGGCAGTTACAGCCCTCCAAGGGACCGGAGGCCAAATGACCACAAAGCTGCTTACGACTCCAGGCGTTCTGCAGAACAACACAAGTCCCAGGAGAGAAGTTcgggcaaggagagagagaaacgcCCGTCCTCGGATACCACCTGGAGCAACAAGGAGAGGGTAGCAGGTGGGAACAAGTCCTTGCACCGGCGCTGCTCACCAGAGGCAAGAGAGCCAGGGACAACGGTGCCAAATGACAAGGGCACCACCAAGCCGAAGCCTCTGCCCAGCCACTCTGCCCGCCTCTCGTCTGACCCAACGAGGGAGACCGACGAGGCAGCTTTCGTCCCAGACTACAATGAGAGCGACAGCGACAGCAACGTCTCTACAAAGCAAGAGGACTCCCCTGGAAGAGCCACCCGGGAGGGGAAGGATAAGGCCTCCGAGAACAGTAAGCCCaaggagggagaggtgggggcagcagTCTTGGCCCCCCCAGCTGGtgggagccagagccagagcagccCCAGCATCAGCCGCAGCCAGAGCCCTTCCGAGAGCCAAGGCCGgagccgcagcagcagcgccagctcAGCCGACAGCCAGGACAGCAAGAAGAAGCGGAAGAAGAAGGACAAGAAGAAACACAAGAAGCACAAAAAGCATAAGAAGCACAAGAAGCACGGCGGGACAGAGTCGGAGGCAGAGCGGAgccaaaaacacaaacacaagaagaagaagtCGAAGAagaacaaggagaaggagaaaggagaCGACCAAAAAGCTAAGGCGGCCCCCCTCTAG